A window of the Zeugodacus cucurbitae isolate PBARC_wt_2022May chromosome 4, idZeuCucr1.2, whole genome shotgun sequence genome harbors these coding sequences:
- the LOC105211051 gene encoding poly [ADP-ribose] polymerase tankyrase isoform X3 has protein sequence MVGGGGGGDNKVVATLRADGSVYPASGTSIGQLVNLMNYKIRTEVDVSNKALNTFSVPTTVVDLGKQLLQYARDGDLKGVKNMLSRGAPFTSDWLGMSALHFAAMNNQYEVCDALLKGGINKDSKTKVDRTPLHMACFYGNERIVELLLSKKCVVNPRDMLRMTPLHWAVEKGHKSIARLLLKHNADVTLTSKFGKTPIALAVLTEQADLLEELETARQSQINRKYNEEHEVRSKRCKKETSDAVNSIMGLTTFSTEEPMSSTKITLEVDDELTNNSDFAESKMSDLANIKETGVLDKTTINMLKDHGISMMPEDEDTSKELLTTALQNGRQLVLSEGGKLLLNETKKIHNNNNIISSKSASSSSSGNTNANTSNVRNYTVLPVRGTLASRTQNYKARASIISKAKDNLNMYKNVRIISLNDFKKFYGNTNIKGVQKIPASMARQISEEQRILNPGNRQVYTNTRTFAQRQLKSGQTIVKTEQPSSIIAEDDDIDSIIQLAPTDSDTEMSDGEHAQQQQQQAQQVQKQNQQPQKTTTISVQGTKQLLNISAPPLIRQLTTKTGTLVGTKLNTSGGEVAKPQTGSTVISLLSVPEICRQLYELRRQNDELKRKFETAQKEKEEMRQRLDRLEELLLVEKTDDGYVDT, from the exons ATGgtcggcggcggtggcggtggtgaCAATAAAGTTGTGGCCACTTTACGAGCGGATGGCAGTGTATATCCTGCAAGTGGCACTTCCATTGGACAATTAgtgaatttaatgaattataaaatt CGTACGGAAGTGGATGTCAGCAATAAGGCGCTCAATACATTCAGTGTACCAACAACCGTAGTGGATTTGGGTAAACAACTATTACAATACGCGCGTGACGGTGATCTGAAGGGTGTGAAGAATATGTTATCGCGCGGTGCACCATTTACCTCCGACTGG TTGGGCATGTCGGCGCTACATTTCGCAGCTATGAATAACCAATATGAAGTCTGTGATGCGCTACTAAAGGGCGGCATCAATAAGGACTCCAAAACAAAAGTCGATCGTACACCACTGCATATGGCCTGCTTCTACGGCAACGAACGCATAGTCGAACTGCTGCTATCCAAGAAGTGTGTAGTGAATCCAAGAGATATG CTGCGCATGACACCATTGCATTGGGCTGTAGAGAAGGGACACAAATCCATTGCGCGCCTACTGCTCAAGCACAATGCTGATGTGACACTTACTTCTAAATTCGGCAAAACACCCATCGCACTTGCGGTGCTGACGGAGCAAGCCGACTTACTCGAGGAATTGGAGACGGCACGCCAGTCGCAAATAAACCGCAAATATAATGAGGAGCATGAG GTGCGGTCCAAACGTTGCAAA AAAGAGACATCGGATGCAGTGAACTCTATAATGGGCTTGACCACATTTAGCACGGAAGAGCCAATGAGTTCAACAAAAATCACATTGGAAGTCGATGATGAACTAACAAATAATAGCGACTTCGCCGAGTCCAAAATGTCCGATTTGGCGAACATTAAGG AAACTGGCGTGCTAGACAAAACCACTATTAATATGCTCAAGGACCACGGCATTTCCATGATGCCAGAGGACGAAGACACTTCCAAGGAGTTACTCACCACAGCCTTACAGAATGGCCGCCAATTGGTGCTCTCCGAGGGTGGCAAATTGTTGCTTaatgaaacgaaaaaaatacacaacaacaacaatatcatcaGCAGTAAAAGTGCctccagcagcagcagtggAAATACGAATGCCAACACCAGCAATGTGAGAAATTATACAGTCTTGCCTGTGCGCGGTACGCTAGCGTCGCGTACACAAAACTATAAAGCGCGCGCCAGCATCATATCGAAAGCGAAAGACAATCTCAATATGTATAAG AACGTGCGCATTATTTCACTAAacgattttaaaaagttttacggCAATACAAACATTAAGGGCGTGCAAAAAATCCCAGCTTCCATGGCGAG GCAAATTAGCGAAGAACAACGAATACTTAATCCTGGCAATCGACAGGTTTACACGAATACACGCACCTTTGCACAGCGACAG TTAAAATCTGGCCAAACTATTGTAAAAACCGAGCAACCGTCGTCTATAATAGCCGAGGATGATGATATCGATTCGATCATACAATTGGCGCCCACCGATAGTGATACCGAAATGTCGGACGGCGAACAtgcgcaacagcagcagcagcaagcgcaacaagtgcaaaaacaaaatcagcAACCACAAAAAACGACTACCATTAGCGTACAAGGCACTAAACAATTGCTAAATATCTCAGCGCCGCCACTAATACGTCAATTAACGACCAAAACGGGTACGCTCGTTGGCACTAAACTCAATACGTCCGGCGGTGAAGTCGCCAAGCCGCAAACAGGTTCCACTGTCATTTCGCTATTATCTGTGCCGGAGATATGCCGCCAACTCTACGAGCTGCGACGGCAAAACGATGAGCTAAAACGCAAATTCGAAACGGCACAGAAGGAGAAGGAAGAGATGCGTCAACGTTTGGATCGTTTGGAGGAGTTGTTGCTGGTGGAGAAGACGGATGATGGCTATGTGGATACCTAG
- the LOC105211051 gene encoding poly [ADP-ribose] polymerase tankyrase isoform X1 translates to MVGGGGGGDNKVVATLRADGSVYPASGTSIGQLVNLMNYKIRTEVDVSNKALNTFSVPTTVVDLGKQLLQYARDGDLKGVKNMLSRGAPFTSDWLGMSALHFAAMNNQYEVCDALLKGGINKDSKTKVDRTPLHMACFYGNERIVELLLSKKCVVNPRDMLRMTPLHWAVEKGHKSIARLLLKHNADVTLTSKFGKTPIALAVLTEQADLLEELETARQSQINRKYNEEHEVRSKRCKKETSDAVNSIMGLTTFSTEEPMSSTKITLEVDDELTNNSDFAESKMSDLANIKETGVLDKTTINMLKDHGISMMPEDEDTSKELLTTALQNGRQLVLSEGGKLLLNETKKIHNNNNIISSKSASSSSSGNTNANTSNVRNYTVLPVRGTLASRTQNYKARASIISKAKDNLNMYKNVRIISLNDFKKFYGNTNIKGVQKIPASMASERLARIRQISEEQRILNPGNRQVYTNTRTFAQRQLKSGQTIVKTEQPSSIIAEDDDIDSIIQLAPTDSDTEMSDGEHAQQQQQQAQQVQKQNQQPQKTTTISVQGTKQLLNISAPPLIRQLTTKTGTLVGTKLNTSGGEVAKPQTGSTVISLLSVPEICRQLYELRRQNDELKRKFETAQKEKEEMRQRLDRLEELLLVEKTDDGYVDT, encoded by the exons ATGgtcggcggcggtggcggtggtgaCAATAAAGTTGTGGCCACTTTACGAGCGGATGGCAGTGTATATCCTGCAAGTGGCACTTCCATTGGACAATTAgtgaatttaatgaattataaaatt CGTACGGAAGTGGATGTCAGCAATAAGGCGCTCAATACATTCAGTGTACCAACAACCGTAGTGGATTTGGGTAAACAACTATTACAATACGCGCGTGACGGTGATCTGAAGGGTGTGAAGAATATGTTATCGCGCGGTGCACCATTTACCTCCGACTGG TTGGGCATGTCGGCGCTACATTTCGCAGCTATGAATAACCAATATGAAGTCTGTGATGCGCTACTAAAGGGCGGCATCAATAAGGACTCCAAAACAAAAGTCGATCGTACACCACTGCATATGGCCTGCTTCTACGGCAACGAACGCATAGTCGAACTGCTGCTATCCAAGAAGTGTGTAGTGAATCCAAGAGATATG CTGCGCATGACACCATTGCATTGGGCTGTAGAGAAGGGACACAAATCCATTGCGCGCCTACTGCTCAAGCACAATGCTGATGTGACACTTACTTCTAAATTCGGCAAAACACCCATCGCACTTGCGGTGCTGACGGAGCAAGCCGACTTACTCGAGGAATTGGAGACGGCACGCCAGTCGCAAATAAACCGCAAATATAATGAGGAGCATGAG GTGCGGTCCAAACGTTGCAAA AAAGAGACATCGGATGCAGTGAACTCTATAATGGGCTTGACCACATTTAGCACGGAAGAGCCAATGAGTTCAACAAAAATCACATTGGAAGTCGATGATGAACTAACAAATAATAGCGACTTCGCCGAGTCCAAAATGTCCGATTTGGCGAACATTAAGG AAACTGGCGTGCTAGACAAAACCACTATTAATATGCTCAAGGACCACGGCATTTCCATGATGCCAGAGGACGAAGACACTTCCAAGGAGTTACTCACCACAGCCTTACAGAATGGCCGCCAATTGGTGCTCTCCGAGGGTGGCAAATTGTTGCTTaatgaaacgaaaaaaatacacaacaacaacaatatcatcaGCAGTAAAAGTGCctccagcagcagcagtggAAATACGAATGCCAACACCAGCAATGTGAGAAATTATACAGTCTTGCCTGTGCGCGGTACGCTAGCGTCGCGTACACAAAACTATAAAGCGCGCGCCAGCATCATATCGAAAGCGAAAGACAATCTCAATATGTATAAG AACGTGCGCATTATTTCACTAAacgattttaaaaagttttacggCAATACAAACATTAAGGGCGTGCAAAAAATCCCAGCTTCCATGGCGAG CGAACGTTTGGCGCGCATAAGGCAAATTAGCGAAGAACAACGAATACTTAATCCTGGCAATCGACAGGTTTACACGAATACACGCACCTTTGCACAGCGACAG TTAAAATCTGGCCAAACTATTGTAAAAACCGAGCAACCGTCGTCTATAATAGCCGAGGATGATGATATCGATTCGATCATACAATTGGCGCCCACCGATAGTGATACCGAAATGTCGGACGGCGAACAtgcgcaacagcagcagcagcaagcgcaacaagtgcaaaaacaaaatcagcAACCACAAAAAACGACTACCATTAGCGTACAAGGCACTAAACAATTGCTAAATATCTCAGCGCCGCCACTAATACGTCAATTAACGACCAAAACGGGTACGCTCGTTGGCACTAAACTCAATACGTCCGGCGGTGAAGTCGCCAAGCCGCAAACAGGTTCCACTGTCATTTCGCTATTATCTGTGCCGGAGATATGCCGCCAACTCTACGAGCTGCGACGGCAAAACGATGAGCTAAAACGCAAATTCGAAACGGCACAGAAGGAGAAGGAAGAGATGCGTCAACGTTTGGATCGTTTGGAGGAGTTGTTGCTGGTGGAGAAGACGGATGATGGCTATGTGGATACCTAG
- the LOC105211051 gene encoding poly [ADP-ribose] polymerase tankyrase isoform X2 has translation MVGGGGGGDNKVVATLRADGSVYPASGTSIGQLVNLMNYKIRTEVDVSNKALNTFSVPTTVVDLGKQLLQYARDGDLKGVKNMLSRGAPFTSDWLGMSALHFAAMNNQYEVCDALLKGGINKDSKTKVDRTPLHMACFYGNERIVELLLSKKCVVNPRDMLRMTPLHWAVEKGHKSIARLLLKHNADVTLTSKFGKTPIALAVLTEQADLLEELETARQSQINRKYNEEHEKETSDAVNSIMGLTTFSTEEPMSSTKITLEVDDELTNNSDFAESKMSDLANIKETGVLDKTTINMLKDHGISMMPEDEDTSKELLTTALQNGRQLVLSEGGKLLLNETKKIHNNNNIISSKSASSSSSGNTNANTSNVRNYTVLPVRGTLASRTQNYKARASIISKAKDNLNMYKNVRIISLNDFKKFYGNTNIKGVQKIPASMASERLARIRQISEEQRILNPGNRQVYTNTRTFAQRQLKSGQTIVKTEQPSSIIAEDDDIDSIIQLAPTDSDTEMSDGEHAQQQQQQAQQVQKQNQQPQKTTTISVQGTKQLLNISAPPLIRQLTTKTGTLVGTKLNTSGGEVAKPQTGSTVISLLSVPEICRQLYELRRQNDELKRKFETAQKEKEEMRQRLDRLEELLLVEKTDDGYVDT, from the exons ATGgtcggcggcggtggcggtggtgaCAATAAAGTTGTGGCCACTTTACGAGCGGATGGCAGTGTATATCCTGCAAGTGGCACTTCCATTGGACAATTAgtgaatttaatgaattataaaatt CGTACGGAAGTGGATGTCAGCAATAAGGCGCTCAATACATTCAGTGTACCAACAACCGTAGTGGATTTGGGTAAACAACTATTACAATACGCGCGTGACGGTGATCTGAAGGGTGTGAAGAATATGTTATCGCGCGGTGCACCATTTACCTCCGACTGG TTGGGCATGTCGGCGCTACATTTCGCAGCTATGAATAACCAATATGAAGTCTGTGATGCGCTACTAAAGGGCGGCATCAATAAGGACTCCAAAACAAAAGTCGATCGTACACCACTGCATATGGCCTGCTTCTACGGCAACGAACGCATAGTCGAACTGCTGCTATCCAAGAAGTGTGTAGTGAATCCAAGAGATATG CTGCGCATGACACCATTGCATTGGGCTGTAGAGAAGGGACACAAATCCATTGCGCGCCTACTGCTCAAGCACAATGCTGATGTGACACTTACTTCTAAATTCGGCAAAACACCCATCGCACTTGCGGTGCTGACGGAGCAAGCCGACTTACTCGAGGAATTGGAGACGGCACGCCAGTCGCAAATAAACCGCAAATATAATGAGGAGCATGAG AAAGAGACATCGGATGCAGTGAACTCTATAATGGGCTTGACCACATTTAGCACGGAAGAGCCAATGAGTTCAACAAAAATCACATTGGAAGTCGATGATGAACTAACAAATAATAGCGACTTCGCCGAGTCCAAAATGTCCGATTTGGCGAACATTAAGG AAACTGGCGTGCTAGACAAAACCACTATTAATATGCTCAAGGACCACGGCATTTCCATGATGCCAGAGGACGAAGACACTTCCAAGGAGTTACTCACCACAGCCTTACAGAATGGCCGCCAATTGGTGCTCTCCGAGGGTGGCAAATTGTTGCTTaatgaaacgaaaaaaatacacaacaacaacaatatcatcaGCAGTAAAAGTGCctccagcagcagcagtggAAATACGAATGCCAACACCAGCAATGTGAGAAATTATACAGTCTTGCCTGTGCGCGGTACGCTAGCGTCGCGTACACAAAACTATAAAGCGCGCGCCAGCATCATATCGAAAGCGAAAGACAATCTCAATATGTATAAG AACGTGCGCATTATTTCACTAAacgattttaaaaagttttacggCAATACAAACATTAAGGGCGTGCAAAAAATCCCAGCTTCCATGGCGAG CGAACGTTTGGCGCGCATAAGGCAAATTAGCGAAGAACAACGAATACTTAATCCTGGCAATCGACAGGTTTACACGAATACACGCACCTTTGCACAGCGACAG TTAAAATCTGGCCAAACTATTGTAAAAACCGAGCAACCGTCGTCTATAATAGCCGAGGATGATGATATCGATTCGATCATACAATTGGCGCCCACCGATAGTGATACCGAAATGTCGGACGGCGAACAtgcgcaacagcagcagcagcaagcgcaacaagtgcaaaaacaaaatcagcAACCACAAAAAACGACTACCATTAGCGTACAAGGCACTAAACAATTGCTAAATATCTCAGCGCCGCCACTAATACGTCAATTAACGACCAAAACGGGTACGCTCGTTGGCACTAAACTCAATACGTCCGGCGGTGAAGTCGCCAAGCCGCAAACAGGTTCCACTGTCATTTCGCTATTATCTGTGCCGGAGATATGCCGCCAACTCTACGAGCTGCGACGGCAAAACGATGAGCTAAAACGCAAATTCGAAACGGCACAGAAGGAGAAGGAAGAGATGCGTCAACGTTTGGATCGTTTGGAGGAGTTGTTGCTGGTGGAGAAGACGGATGATGGCTATGTGGATACCTAG
- the LOC105211050 gene encoding ATP-dependent RNA helicase DDX54, which yields MGKKNDDIDLPGFPSMDSFGGADNADNVKGKSKSKKSGGFQSMGLSFDVLKGITKRGYKIPTPIQRKTVPLILEGRDVVAMAKTGSGKTACFLIPMFEKLKSREPTKGARALILSPTRELAVQTYKFIKELGRFMDLKTILVLGGDSMDSQFSAIHTCPDIIVATPGRFLHLCVEMDLKLNSVEYVVFDEADRLFEMGFGEQLNETLHRLPASRQTVLFSATLPKLLVNFARAGLNDPVLLRLDVESKLPEGLMLKFLYCRPDERYTALVVLLKYVIPQDAQTVVFAGTQHHVELICYILTKCGISNTAVYSSLDPAARKINTAKFVNKKVSVLTVTDVAARGIDIPSLDYVVNLHFPGKPKLFVHRVGRCARAGRTGTAYSIFSTDDAAHVLDLHLFLNRQFNINDNKAVGIAPQELMEEEHLSVTEVKNSHDIAGVLRTSENAYKKYLSSRPVASTESNARIKKIKFYSCKHLDDFQAADISLRQSQNTSAENENKSKEELLAEDRKIQEEKQDLLLKMRNFKPSTTIFELNRSQKSLPFSIMKDKRTKHTNVIEKYRTKMDEIEKEEANKQLEAEEMEEVDEADADEINQAFNKIVAPKKRKNLEDLYKDKKKKKKKTHAKDSENYIPYQSADKHTEDGLAINSFERQAMNAEFSVVDRDNSADYRPKPGMKKWDRIKKKMVSVQDPRAGKIRTESGAWIPASFKTGRYSDWKEKSKIEEQLQRENGSDDDGFKPLSHEKRYPVGRHARHNAKVAAKKRIGGGDKELRHPEQIVKARMRLEFIKKRNAENTERKAENRKRSMRKNQRTKVKKGGRK from the exons atg GGTAAGAAAAACGACGACATAGACTTGCCCGGCTTTCCTTCTATGGATAGTTTTGGTGGTGCCGATAATGCGGATAATGTAAAAGGCAAAAGTAAATCTAAGAAAAGCGGCGGCTTTCAATCGATGGGGCTTTCCTTCGACGTGCTTAAGGGTATAACGAAACGTGGCTACAAAATACCAACACCTATACAGCGCaag ACCGTGCCATTGATACTCGAAGGTCGTGATGTCGTGGCTATGGCTAAAACTGGCTCAGGCAAGACTGCTTGTTTCCTCATACCCATGTTTGAAAAATTGAAGAGTCGTGAACCCACTAAAGGAGCGCGTGCACTAATTCTATCACCCACACGTGAATTGGCTGTGCAgacttataaatttataaaggaGTTGGGACGTTTTATGGATCTGAAAACGATTTTAGTGCTTGGTGGTGATTCTATGGACTCGCAGTTTTCTGCTATACACACTTGTCCAGACATTATAGTCGCTACACCAGGTCGTTTTCTGCATTTGTGCGTTGAAATGgatttgaaattgaattcaGTTG AATATGTGGTGTTCGATGAAGCAGATCGTTTATTTGAAATGGGTTTTGGTGAACAGCTGAATGAAACCTTGCATCGTTTGCCAGCATCTAGACAAACCGTACTCTTTTCCGCAACACTTCCTAAACTCTTGGTGAATTTTGCACGCGCAGGCCTAAACGATCCAGTTTTGTTGCGTTtag ATGTTGAGTCAAAATTGCCGGAAGGTCTAATGCTCAAATTCTTATATTGCCGTCCTGACGAACGTTATACCGCTTTGGTTGTGTTGCTCAAATATGTAATACCACAAGATGCGCAAACTGTAGTCTTCGCTGGCACACAACATCACGTAGAATTGATATGCTAC ATTCTCACCAAATGTGGTATTTCCAATACGGCAGTGTATTCCAGTTTAGATCCCGCAGCGCGTAAGATTAACACAGCCAAATTTGTTAATAAGAAAGTGTCTGTGCTCACTGTAACCGATGTGGCGGCGCGTGGTATTGACATACCGAGCTTGGATTATGTGGTAAATTTACATTTCCCTGGAAAGCCGAAATTGTTCGTACATCGTGTAGGACGTTGTGCGCGCGCAGGGCGCACCGGCACAGCCTATTCGATATTCTCCACCGATGATGCTGCGCATGTGCTAGATTTGCATTTATTCTTGAATCGTCAATTCAATATAAATGACAACAAAGCGGTGGGCATTGCACCGCAGGAGTTAATGGAGGAGGAGCATCTGTCTGTGACAGAAGTGAAGAACAGTCATGATATT GCTGGTGTGCTTCGTACAAGTGAAAACgcgtacaaaaaatatttgtcgtCGCGTCCCGTGGCCTCAACAGAATCGAATGCGCGCattaagaaaatcaaattttatagctGCAAACACTTGGATGATTTTCAAGCAGCCGATATATCGCTGAGACAGTCGCAAAACACAAGCGCCGAAAATGAGAACAAGTCAAAGGAAGAGTTGCTGGCTGAAGATCGTAAAATACAGGAGGAGAAGCAGGATTTGTTGTTGAAAATGCGTAACTTTAAGCCTTCCACG ACCATTTTCGAACTGAATCGCAGTCAAAAATCGCTACCGTTCTCTATAATGAAAGACAAGCGCACCAAACATACAAATGTCATTGAGAAGTACAGAACTAAGATGGAtgaaattgaaaaggaagaagcTAATAAGCAATTGGAAGCTGAAGAAATGGAAGAA GTTGATGAAGCCGATGCAGATGAAATTAATCAGGCCTTCAATAAAATTGTCGCACCAAAGAAGCGCAAAAACCTCGAGGATCTTTATAaagacaagaagaagaaaaagaagaaaacgcACGCTAAGGATAGTGAAAATTACATTCCTTACCAGTCGGCGGATAAACACACCGAAGATGGACTGGCCATCAACTCTTTCGAGCGTCAAGCTATGAATGCTGAATTTTCGGTGGTCGATCGTGATAACAGCGCTGATTACCGCCCCAAACCGGGCATGAAGAAGTGGGATCGTATCAAGAAGAAAATGGTTTCCGTGCAAGATCCACGCGCTGGCAAAATACGCACCGAATCGGGTGCTTGGATTCCAGCCTCATTCAAGACAGGACGTTACAGTGATTGGAAAGAGAAATCTAAGATCGAAGAGCAATTGCAACGTGAAAATGGCAGTGATGATGATGGTTTCAAACCATTATCTCATGAGAAACGTTATCCAGTGGGACGACATGCGCGTCATAATGCCAAGGTGGCTGCTAAGAAGCGTATCGGTGGTGGTGATAAAGAATTGCGGCATCCGGAGCAGATCGTGAAGGCGCGCATGCGTTTAGAATTCATTAAGAAACGTAATGCTGAGAATACCGAGCGTAAAGCGGAGAATCGGAAACGTAGTATGCGCAAAAATCAACGTACTAAAGTGAAGAAAGGTGGCAGAAAGTAG